One genomic segment of Styela clava chromosome 3, kaStyClav1.hap1.2, whole genome shotgun sequence includes these proteins:
- the LOC120343476 gene encoding uncharacterized protein LOC120343476 isoform X2: MNSEEIRPSLSSSSSDEDEEIRVVHSNTPNKYLSSSNSSSSYRSEREVVKSLSHSDLDDQLLSSSESSSLRSSSTIKDTENTPDILRNLDPNNKETSSKSSTTSTYTSEIKVNGDQQEVLKDTKGNSSYSGSSHSKQSYNEDSSITTESEQGLLQSILSDSSSEKITTDLEVASPKDGKFSSSTDDELLRKFREQQANRRFRPRSAKLRRDFEPEPENVERVLSKPNNRSGSDNTSSSDEENKKRKPQHKRLRKGSSSSTSKSSVVSVKNESPKVLIALSEQSNLYELNRTQNESKPEQVSKIQRTITSTGSETRDTLTTSASSPSSDTESAAEDRPPSRQGKRPTSAYPRQRQHSKHKKEKPKSVQRLLTEKSSPLPVQNPYIKGPIEQGFPWPYTEDIRGGEKSLRRLIDHHKKKLNSLLAQEYLQKHLEVELRKAGAQFREYEREPRPLSPKQIKKFREKNVTWVYLDGRLHNLSREMGGLNTTARRGRERNKVNPKKDNKKRSVSFEKGVGRSSSKSGEKTSLADLLRGRSGKKTKNARRRRSSSADTGSRKSSLSSRSSTRSPSRSTSRTSRASSTEKKQPKKSSSKNSSKASRSRSRSSSKSSSHSSKFHSIFKKDNSRKERPTTAKKSQRARSDSSASVSSNKSSSDNKKSKKKKDKKSRSKSSSTSSKDREKHYFMEEKPKLERVLFTEDMEKKIDRKKKKDKSVRIAIAPGLYNTKHPSSVNDNNSFLGRRGDRPQSERHTKQSRDDYNFYKDHNIPGHAFPYYYLSYLLAMDGRKRNRSEDYSQTNRVILTHAPVHRGPAWSTPPKSTRRIHARLPSERRSPGSSPKLTKKKKKTKGVINDRRDESMGRSSSRESAPSSLNRTSNSTNSYPRIRPGSGPIKCSWNSEPSTDKPKYPGSDHQLKNTDNPAIQAWLRRKDAQLRARKQNELRKQRKKTSRLIDEQNDIEEKHERALKQYEVWKKAKDREILLRRRKETTEANSAAFVKKHAELKVKKRKERPRTAPAMEQKQSIGSTFSELRSSSASPDVVEKSKPRKPRPKSANTITVSFSNPVVESNTRPRSATPPRQNVDEKPPHSQGFFEKTGSLFKSFLGVGESSKSKNKEQNSQKGIQEGQRSVVTDDRVAYDKWVRSTTPVTNGSSKKNGKKLKKSRKNNQPRLPPHNHSDNDLISNLAKRRIESILASRKKVDTGLKRRPKSGANGLRNPSPPTGNRTDPTNRKWRLRDDDIIRPQIKSSSQNSLGTHSNASSSSSNGGDRRPKFTFSPKTKSRSTRHYRNPVIREAMDRH, translated from the exons ATGAATTCGGAGGAGATCAGACCGAGTCTTTCTAGCAGTTCCAGTGATGAGGACGAAGAAATTCGGGTTGTACACTCGAATACCCCCAACAAATACTTGTCGTCGTCAAATTCGTCATCTTCATATAGAAGTGAACGGGAAGTTGTAAAATCGTTATCACATTCGGATTTGg ACGATCAGCTGCTGTCTTCTTCAGAATCCTCGTCTTTGAGGTCCAGCTCAACAATAAAAGACACAGAAAACACTCCAGATATATTGAGAAATCTTGATCCCAATAATAAAG AAACGTCATCCAAATCGTCAACTACATCAACCTACACAAGCGAAATCAAAGTAAACGGGGATCAACAGGAGGTATTAAAAGATACCAAAGGGAATTCGTCATATTCGG gATCATCTCATTCAAAGCAGTCTTATAATGAAGATTCTTCCATAACAACTGAATCAGAGCAAGGATTATTGCAAAGCATCCTGAGCGATTCATCGAGTGAAAAAATCACGACAGACTTAGAGGTTGCTTCCCCAAAAGACGGCAAATTTTCATCGTCGACAGACGACGAATTACTGCGAAAATTTCGTGAACAACAAGCGAATAGACGATTTCGACCAAGAAGTGCGAAATTGCGCAGAGACTTTGAACCAGAACCAGAAAACGTTGAAAGGGTTTTGTCAAAGCCCAACAATAGAAGTGGTAGTGATAATACCTCAAGTTCAGacgaagaaaacaaaaaaagaaaaccGCAGCACAAAAGACTGCGAAAGGGATCATCTAGTTCTACCAGTAAAAGCAGCGTTGTCTCTGTTAAAAACGAATCTCCAAAAGTTTTAATCGCACTTTCAGAACAATCCAATTTATACGAGTTAAATAGAACTCAAAACGAATCAAAACCAGAGCAGGTTTCCAAAATTCAACGAACTATCACTTCGACTGGAAGTGAAACCCGAGATACATTGACTACATCTGCATCGAGTCCATCATCAGATACAGAATCGGCAGCTGAAGACAGGCCGCCAAGCAGGCAGGGAAAACGACCAACTTCGGCATATCCCAGGCAACGACAACACTCTAAACATAAAAAAG AAAAACCGAAATCAGTTCAAAGATTACTGACCGAAAAATCTTCGCCATTACCAGTACAAAATCCATACATCAAAGGACCAATAGAGCAAGGATTTCCATGGCCATATACTGAAGATATTAGAGGAG gaGAAAAATCATTACGTCGCCTGATAGATCATCACAAAAAGAAGCTTAACAGTCTTCTTGCCCAAGAGTATTTGCAAAAACACCTTGAAGTAGAACTACGAAAAGCAGGTGCGCAATTCAGAGAATACGAAAGAGAACCAAGACCTTTGTCACCAAAGCAAATCAAGAAATTTAGAGAAAAGAACGTCACTTGG gTTTATTTAGACGGTAGACTCCATAACTTGTCAAGAGAAATGGGCGGTTTGAATACAACAGCACGTCGCGGAAGAGAGAGAAACAAAGTGAATCCCAAGAAAGATAACAAAAAACGTTCCGTTTCTTTCGAAAAGGGAGTGGGTAGATCTTCGTCAAAATCCGGTGAGAAGACAAGTTTAGCCGATCTGCTACGTGGTCGAAGTGgaaagaaaactaaaaatgcACGAAGACGCCGAAGTAGCTCTGCTGATACTGGATCCAGAAAAAGTTCACTTTCGAGTCGAAGTAGCACTAGATCGCCCTCTAGAAGTACGAGCAGAACATCTCGTGCCAGCAGCACAGAAAAGAAACAACCTAAAAAGTCATCGTCGAAAAATTCCAGTAAAGCCTCTCGTTCGCGAAGTCGTAGCTCATCTAAAAGTTCCTCACATAGTTCAAAATTCCATtctatatttaaaaaagataattCCAGAAAAGAACGCCCCACAACTGCTAAAAAATCACAAAGAGCACGAAGTGATTCTTCCGCAAGTGTGTCATCAAATAAAAGTAGTAGTGACAATAAAAAATCTAAGAAGAAAAAAGATAAAAAGTCTCGTTCAAAATCATCATCCACGAGCAGTAAAGATAGAGAAAAACACTATTTCATGGAAGAAAAACCAAAACTGGAAAGAGTTCTCTTCACAGAAGACATGGAAAAGAAAATCGACAGAAAGAAGAAAAAAGATAAGTCTGTGCGGATCGCGATTGCTCCTGGATTATACAACACAAAACATCCTTCTTCAGTTAATGACAACAACTCGTTTTTAGGTAGGCGGGGAGACAGGCCACAAAGCGAGCGACATACAAAACAATCACGAGATGACTACAACTTCTACAAAGACCATAATATACCTGGACATGCGTTTCCTTACTACTATCTATCCTATTTGCTGGCGATGGATGGCAGAAAAAGAAATCGATCTGAAGATTATTCGCAGACTAATAGAGTCATTCTTACCCACGCACCAGTTCATCGTGGCCCAGCTTGGAGTACTCCGCCCAAAAGTACGAGAAGAATTCATGCTCGTTTGCCATCTGAAAGAAGGAGTCCAGGTTCGTCACCAAAGTTGactaaaaagaaaaagaaaacaaaggGTGTCATAAATGATCGAAGAGATGAAAGCATGGGAAGGTCGTCATCGAGGGAGAGCGCGCCGTCCTCTTTGAATAGAACGTCCAATTCAACCAATTCTTATCCTAGAATCCGACCAGGATCAGGACCAATAAAATGTTCATGGAATTCTGAACCATCAACAGATAAACCAAAATATCCA GGTTCAGATCATCAATTGAAGAACACGGACAACCCTGCGATTCAGGCCTGGCTGAGACGAAAAGATGCTCAACTTCGCGCTAGGAAGCAAAACGAACTAAGGAAACAACGTAAGAAAACATCTCGACTCATTGACGAGCAAaatgatattgaagaaaagCATGAAAGAGCCCTTAAGCAATACGAAGTGTGGAAGAAAGCCAAAGACAG GGAAATTTTACTTCGGCGAAGAAAAGAAACTACGGAAGCGAATTCAGCCGcattcgtcaaaaaacacgcTGAACTAAAAGTGAAGAAACGAAAAGAACGACCGAGAACCG CACCAGCCATGGAACAAAAGCAATCGATCGGATCAACATTTTCTGAGTTACGTAGCTCATCGGCAAGTCCAGACGTTGTGGAAAAATCAAAACCTCGCAAACCGCGACCAAAATCGGCCAACACAATAACGGTGTCTTTCAGCAATCCTGTGGTAGAATCAAATACCCGCCCGAGATCAGCGACTCCGCCAAGACAAAACGTCGATGAGAAGCCTCCGCATTCACAaggattttttgaaaaaacggGGAGCTTGTTTAAGAGTTTCCTTGGGGTGGGAGAAAGTAGCAAATCCAAAAACAAGGAACAAAATTCCCAAAAAGGTATTCAAGAAGGCCAAAGATCTGTTGTAACTGATGACCGTGTCGCCTATGATAAATGGGTTCGCTCAACGACGCCTGTGACAAATGGTTCCTCAAAGAAAAACggtaaaaagttgaaaaaatcacGTAAAAATAACCAGCCAAGACTACCGCCTCACAACCATTCAGATAATGACCTAATTTCGAATTTGGCCAAA
- the LOC120343476 gene encoding uncharacterized protein LOC120343476 isoform X1, which produces MNSEEIRPSLSSSSSDEDEEIRVVHSNTPNKYLSSSNSSSSYRSEREVVKSLSHSDLDDQLLSSSESSSLRSSSTIKDTENTPDILRNLDPNNKETSSKSSTTSTYTSEIKVNGDQQEVLKDTKGNSSYSGSSHSKQSYNEDSSITTESEQGLLQSILSDSSSEKITTDLEVASPKDGKFSSSTDDELLRKFREQQANRRFRPRSAKLRRDFEPEPENVERVLSKPNNRSGSDNTSSSDEENKKRKPQHKRLRKGSSSSTSKSSVVSVKNESPKVLIALSEQSNLYELNRTQNESKPEQVSKIQRTITSTGSETRDTLTTSASSPSSDTESAAEDRPPSRQGKRPTSAYPRQRQHSKHKKEEKPKSVQRLLTEKSSPLPVQNPYIKGPIEQGFPWPYTEDIRGGEKSLRRLIDHHKKKLNSLLAQEYLQKHLEVELRKAGAQFREYEREPRPLSPKQIKKFREKNVTWVYLDGRLHNLSREMGGLNTTARRGRERNKVNPKKDNKKRSVSFEKGVGRSSSKSGEKTSLADLLRGRSGKKTKNARRRRSSSADTGSRKSSLSSRSSTRSPSRSTSRTSRASSTEKKQPKKSSSKNSSKASRSRSRSSSKSSSHSSKFHSIFKKDNSRKERPTTAKKSQRARSDSSASVSSNKSSSDNKKSKKKKDKKSRSKSSSTSSKDREKHYFMEEKPKLERVLFTEDMEKKIDRKKKKDKSVRIAIAPGLYNTKHPSSVNDNNSFLGRRGDRPQSERHTKQSRDDYNFYKDHNIPGHAFPYYYLSYLLAMDGRKRNRSEDYSQTNRVILTHAPVHRGPAWSTPPKSTRRIHARLPSERRSPGSSPKLTKKKKKTKGVINDRRDESMGRSSSRESAPSSLNRTSNSTNSYPRIRPGSGPIKCSWNSEPSTDKPKYPGSDHQLKNTDNPAIQAWLRRKDAQLRARKQNELRKQRKKTSRLIDEQNDIEEKHERALKQYEVWKKAKDREILLRRRKETTEANSAAFVKKHAELKVKKRKERPRTAPAMEQKQSIGSTFSELRSSSASPDVVEKSKPRKPRPKSANTITVSFSNPVVESNTRPRSATPPRQNVDEKPPHSQGFFEKTGSLFKSFLGVGESSKSKNKEQNSQKGIQEGQRSVVTDDRVAYDKWVRSTTPVTNGSSKKNGKKLKKSRKNNQPRLPPHNHSDNDLISNLAKRRIESILASRKKVDTGLKRRPKSGANGLRNPSPPTGNRTDPTNRKWRLRDDDIIRPQIKSSSQNSLGTHSNASSSSSNGGDRRPKFTFSPKTKSRSTRHYRNPVIREAMDRH; this is translated from the exons ATGAATTCGGAGGAGATCAGACCGAGTCTTTCTAGCAGTTCCAGTGATGAGGACGAAGAAATTCGGGTTGTACACTCGAATACCCCCAACAAATACTTGTCGTCGTCAAATTCGTCATCTTCATATAGAAGTGAACGGGAAGTTGTAAAATCGTTATCACATTCGGATTTGg ACGATCAGCTGCTGTCTTCTTCAGAATCCTCGTCTTTGAGGTCCAGCTCAACAATAAAAGACACAGAAAACACTCCAGATATATTGAGAAATCTTGATCCCAATAATAAAG AAACGTCATCCAAATCGTCAACTACATCAACCTACACAAGCGAAATCAAAGTAAACGGGGATCAACAGGAGGTATTAAAAGATACCAAAGGGAATTCGTCATATTCGG gATCATCTCATTCAAAGCAGTCTTATAATGAAGATTCTTCCATAACAACTGAATCAGAGCAAGGATTATTGCAAAGCATCCTGAGCGATTCATCGAGTGAAAAAATCACGACAGACTTAGAGGTTGCTTCCCCAAAAGACGGCAAATTTTCATCGTCGACAGACGACGAATTACTGCGAAAATTTCGTGAACAACAAGCGAATAGACGATTTCGACCAAGAAGTGCGAAATTGCGCAGAGACTTTGAACCAGAACCAGAAAACGTTGAAAGGGTTTTGTCAAAGCCCAACAATAGAAGTGGTAGTGATAATACCTCAAGTTCAGacgaagaaaacaaaaaaagaaaaccGCAGCACAAAAGACTGCGAAAGGGATCATCTAGTTCTACCAGTAAAAGCAGCGTTGTCTCTGTTAAAAACGAATCTCCAAAAGTTTTAATCGCACTTTCAGAACAATCCAATTTATACGAGTTAAATAGAACTCAAAACGAATCAAAACCAGAGCAGGTTTCCAAAATTCAACGAACTATCACTTCGACTGGAAGTGAAACCCGAGATACATTGACTACATCTGCATCGAGTCCATCATCAGATACAGAATCGGCAGCTGAAGACAGGCCGCCAAGCAGGCAGGGAAAACGACCAACTTCGGCATATCCCAGGCAACGACAACACTCTAAACATAAAAAAG AAGAAAAACCGAAATCAGTTCAAAGATTACTGACCGAAAAATCTTCGCCATTACCAGTACAAAATCCATACATCAAAGGACCAATAGAGCAAGGATTTCCATGGCCATATACTGAAGATATTAGAGGAG gaGAAAAATCATTACGTCGCCTGATAGATCATCACAAAAAGAAGCTTAACAGTCTTCTTGCCCAAGAGTATTTGCAAAAACACCTTGAAGTAGAACTACGAAAAGCAGGTGCGCAATTCAGAGAATACGAAAGAGAACCAAGACCTTTGTCACCAAAGCAAATCAAGAAATTTAGAGAAAAGAACGTCACTTGG gTTTATTTAGACGGTAGACTCCATAACTTGTCAAGAGAAATGGGCGGTTTGAATACAACAGCACGTCGCGGAAGAGAGAGAAACAAAGTGAATCCCAAGAAAGATAACAAAAAACGTTCCGTTTCTTTCGAAAAGGGAGTGGGTAGATCTTCGTCAAAATCCGGTGAGAAGACAAGTTTAGCCGATCTGCTACGTGGTCGAAGTGgaaagaaaactaaaaatgcACGAAGACGCCGAAGTAGCTCTGCTGATACTGGATCCAGAAAAAGTTCACTTTCGAGTCGAAGTAGCACTAGATCGCCCTCTAGAAGTACGAGCAGAACATCTCGTGCCAGCAGCACAGAAAAGAAACAACCTAAAAAGTCATCGTCGAAAAATTCCAGTAAAGCCTCTCGTTCGCGAAGTCGTAGCTCATCTAAAAGTTCCTCACATAGTTCAAAATTCCATtctatatttaaaaaagataattCCAGAAAAGAACGCCCCACAACTGCTAAAAAATCACAAAGAGCACGAAGTGATTCTTCCGCAAGTGTGTCATCAAATAAAAGTAGTAGTGACAATAAAAAATCTAAGAAGAAAAAAGATAAAAAGTCTCGTTCAAAATCATCATCCACGAGCAGTAAAGATAGAGAAAAACACTATTTCATGGAAGAAAAACCAAAACTGGAAAGAGTTCTCTTCACAGAAGACATGGAAAAGAAAATCGACAGAAAGAAGAAAAAAGATAAGTCTGTGCGGATCGCGATTGCTCCTGGATTATACAACACAAAACATCCTTCTTCAGTTAATGACAACAACTCGTTTTTAGGTAGGCGGGGAGACAGGCCACAAAGCGAGCGACATACAAAACAATCACGAGATGACTACAACTTCTACAAAGACCATAATATACCTGGACATGCGTTTCCTTACTACTATCTATCCTATTTGCTGGCGATGGATGGCAGAAAAAGAAATCGATCTGAAGATTATTCGCAGACTAATAGAGTCATTCTTACCCACGCACCAGTTCATCGTGGCCCAGCTTGGAGTACTCCGCCCAAAAGTACGAGAAGAATTCATGCTCGTTTGCCATCTGAAAGAAGGAGTCCAGGTTCGTCACCAAAGTTGactaaaaagaaaaagaaaacaaaggGTGTCATAAATGATCGAAGAGATGAAAGCATGGGAAGGTCGTCATCGAGGGAGAGCGCGCCGTCCTCTTTGAATAGAACGTCCAATTCAACCAATTCTTATCCTAGAATCCGACCAGGATCAGGACCAATAAAATGTTCATGGAATTCTGAACCATCAACAGATAAACCAAAATATCCA GGTTCAGATCATCAATTGAAGAACACGGACAACCCTGCGATTCAGGCCTGGCTGAGACGAAAAGATGCTCAACTTCGCGCTAGGAAGCAAAACGAACTAAGGAAACAACGTAAGAAAACATCTCGACTCATTGACGAGCAAaatgatattgaagaaaagCATGAAAGAGCCCTTAAGCAATACGAAGTGTGGAAGAAAGCCAAAGACAG GGAAATTTTACTTCGGCGAAGAAAAGAAACTACGGAAGCGAATTCAGCCGcattcgtcaaaaaacacgcTGAACTAAAAGTGAAGAAACGAAAAGAACGACCGAGAACCG CACCAGCCATGGAACAAAAGCAATCGATCGGATCAACATTTTCTGAGTTACGTAGCTCATCGGCAAGTCCAGACGTTGTGGAAAAATCAAAACCTCGCAAACCGCGACCAAAATCGGCCAACACAATAACGGTGTCTTTCAGCAATCCTGTGGTAGAATCAAATACCCGCCCGAGATCAGCGACTCCGCCAAGACAAAACGTCGATGAGAAGCCTCCGCATTCACAaggattttttgaaaaaacggGGAGCTTGTTTAAGAGTTTCCTTGGGGTGGGAGAAAGTAGCAAATCCAAAAACAAGGAACAAAATTCCCAAAAAGGTATTCAAGAAGGCCAAAGATCTGTTGTAACTGATGACCGTGTCGCCTATGATAAATGGGTTCGCTCAACGACGCCTGTGACAAATGGTTCCTCAAAGAAAAACggtaaaaagttgaaaaaatcacGTAAAAATAACCAGCCAAGACTACCGCCTCACAACCATTCAGATAATGACCTAATTTCGAATTTGGCCAAA
- the LOC120343476 gene encoding uncharacterized protein LOC120343476 isoform X3: MNSEEIRPSLSSSSSDEDEEIRVVHSNTPNKYLSSSNSSSSYRSEREVVKSLSHSDLDDQLLSSSESSSLRSSSTIKDTENTPDILRNLDPNNKETSSKSSTTSTYTSEIKVNGDQQEVLKDTKGNSSYSGSSHSKQSYNEDSSITTESEQGLLQSILSDSSSEKITTDLEVASPKDGKFSSSTDDELLRKFREQQANRRFRPRSAKLRRDFEPEPENVERVLSKPNNRSGSDNTSSSDEENKKRKPQHKRLRKGSSSSTSKSSVVSVKNESPKVLIALSEQSNLYELNRTQNESKPEQVSKIQRTITSTGSETRDTLTTSASSPSSDTESAAEDRPPSRQGKRPTSAYPRQRQHSKHKKEEKPKSVQRLLTEKSSPLPVQNPYIKGPIEQGFPWPYTEDIRGGEKSLRRLIDHHKKKLNSLLAQEYLQKHLEVELRKAGAQFREYEREPRPLSPKQIKKFREKNVTWVYLDGRLHNLSREMGGLNTTARRGRERNKVNPKKDNKKRSVSFEKGVGRSSSKSGEKTSLADLLRGRSGKKTKNARRRRSSSADTGSRKSSLSSRSSTRSPSRSTSRTSRASSTEKKQPKKSSSKNSSKASRSRSRSSSKSSSHSSKFHSIFKKDNSRKERPTTAKKSQRARSDSSASVSSNKSSSDNKKSKKKKDKKSRSKSSSTSSKDREKHYFMEEKPKLERVLFTEDMEKKIDRKKKKDKSVRIAIAPGLYNTKHPSSVNDNNSFLGRRGDRPQSERHTKQSRDDYNFYKDHNIPGHAFPYYYLSYLLAMDGRKRNRSEDYSQTNRVILTHAPVHRGPAWSTPPKSTRRIHARLPSERRSPGSSPKLTKKKKKTKGVINDRRDESMGRSSSRESAPSSLNRTSNSTNSYPRIRPGSGPIKCSWNSEPSTDKPKYPGSDHQLKNTDNPAIQAWLRRKDAQLRARKQNELRKQRKFYFGEEKKLRKRIQPHSSKNTLN, encoded by the exons ATGAATTCGGAGGAGATCAGACCGAGTCTTTCTAGCAGTTCCAGTGATGAGGACGAAGAAATTCGGGTTGTACACTCGAATACCCCCAACAAATACTTGTCGTCGTCAAATTCGTCATCTTCATATAGAAGTGAACGGGAAGTTGTAAAATCGTTATCACATTCGGATTTGg ACGATCAGCTGCTGTCTTCTTCAGAATCCTCGTCTTTGAGGTCCAGCTCAACAATAAAAGACACAGAAAACACTCCAGATATATTGAGAAATCTTGATCCCAATAATAAAG AAACGTCATCCAAATCGTCAACTACATCAACCTACACAAGCGAAATCAAAGTAAACGGGGATCAACAGGAGGTATTAAAAGATACCAAAGGGAATTCGTCATATTCGG gATCATCTCATTCAAAGCAGTCTTATAATGAAGATTCTTCCATAACAACTGAATCAGAGCAAGGATTATTGCAAAGCATCCTGAGCGATTCATCGAGTGAAAAAATCACGACAGACTTAGAGGTTGCTTCCCCAAAAGACGGCAAATTTTCATCGTCGACAGACGACGAATTACTGCGAAAATTTCGTGAACAACAAGCGAATAGACGATTTCGACCAAGAAGTGCGAAATTGCGCAGAGACTTTGAACCAGAACCAGAAAACGTTGAAAGGGTTTTGTCAAAGCCCAACAATAGAAGTGGTAGTGATAATACCTCAAGTTCAGacgaagaaaacaaaaaaagaaaaccGCAGCACAAAAGACTGCGAAAGGGATCATCTAGTTCTACCAGTAAAAGCAGCGTTGTCTCTGTTAAAAACGAATCTCCAAAAGTTTTAATCGCACTTTCAGAACAATCCAATTTATACGAGTTAAATAGAACTCAAAACGAATCAAAACCAGAGCAGGTTTCCAAAATTCAACGAACTATCACTTCGACTGGAAGTGAAACCCGAGATACATTGACTACATCTGCATCGAGTCCATCATCAGATACAGAATCGGCAGCTGAAGACAGGCCGCCAAGCAGGCAGGGAAAACGACCAACTTCGGCATATCCCAGGCAACGACAACACTCTAAACATAAAAAAG AAGAAAAACCGAAATCAGTTCAAAGATTACTGACCGAAAAATCTTCGCCATTACCAGTACAAAATCCATACATCAAAGGACCAATAGAGCAAGGATTTCCATGGCCATATACTGAAGATATTAGAGGAG gaGAAAAATCATTACGTCGCCTGATAGATCATCACAAAAAGAAGCTTAACAGTCTTCTTGCCCAAGAGTATTTGCAAAAACACCTTGAAGTAGAACTACGAAAAGCAGGTGCGCAATTCAGAGAATACGAAAGAGAACCAAGACCTTTGTCACCAAAGCAAATCAAGAAATTTAGAGAAAAGAACGTCACTTGG gTTTATTTAGACGGTAGACTCCATAACTTGTCAAGAGAAATGGGCGGTTTGAATACAACAGCACGTCGCGGAAGAGAGAGAAACAAAGTGAATCCCAAGAAAGATAACAAAAAACGTTCCGTTTCTTTCGAAAAGGGAGTGGGTAGATCTTCGTCAAAATCCGGTGAGAAGACAAGTTTAGCCGATCTGCTACGTGGTCGAAGTGgaaagaaaactaaaaatgcACGAAGACGCCGAAGTAGCTCTGCTGATACTGGATCCAGAAAAAGTTCACTTTCGAGTCGAAGTAGCACTAGATCGCCCTCTAGAAGTACGAGCAGAACATCTCGTGCCAGCAGCACAGAAAAGAAACAACCTAAAAAGTCATCGTCGAAAAATTCCAGTAAAGCCTCTCGTTCGCGAAGTCGTAGCTCATCTAAAAGTTCCTCACATAGTTCAAAATTCCATtctatatttaaaaaagataattCCAGAAAAGAACGCCCCACAACTGCTAAAAAATCACAAAGAGCACGAAGTGATTCTTCCGCAAGTGTGTCATCAAATAAAAGTAGTAGTGACAATAAAAAATCTAAGAAGAAAAAAGATAAAAAGTCTCGTTCAAAATCATCATCCACGAGCAGTAAAGATAGAGAAAAACACTATTTCATGGAAGAAAAACCAAAACTGGAAAGAGTTCTCTTCACAGAAGACATGGAAAAGAAAATCGACAGAAAGAAGAAAAAAGATAAGTCTGTGCGGATCGCGATTGCTCCTGGATTATACAACACAAAACATCCTTCTTCAGTTAATGACAACAACTCGTTTTTAGGTAGGCGGGGAGACAGGCCACAAAGCGAGCGACATACAAAACAATCACGAGATGACTACAACTTCTACAAAGACCATAATATACCTGGACATGCGTTTCCTTACTACTATCTATCCTATTTGCTGGCGATGGATGGCAGAAAAAGAAATCGATCTGAAGATTATTCGCAGACTAATAGAGTCATTCTTACCCACGCACCAGTTCATCGTGGCCCAGCTTGGAGTACTCCGCCCAAAAGTACGAGAAGAATTCATGCTCGTTTGCCATCTGAAAGAAGGAGTCCAGGTTCGTCACCAAAGTTGactaaaaagaaaaagaaaacaaaggGTGTCATAAATGATCGAAGAGATGAAAGCATGGGAAGGTCGTCATCGAGGGAGAGCGCGCCGTCCTCTTTGAATAGAACGTCCAATTCAACCAATTCTTATCCTAGAATCCGACCAGGATCAGGACCAATAAAATGTTCATGGAATTCTGAACCATCAACAGATAAACCAAAATATCCA GGTTCAGATCATCAATTGAAGAACACGGACAACCCTGCGATTCAGGCCTGGCTGAGACGAAAAGATGCTCAACTTCGCGCTAGGAAGCAAAACGAACTAAGGAAACAAC GGAAATTTTACTTCGGCGAAGAAAAGAAACTACGGAAGCGAATTCAGCCGcattcgtcaaaaaacacgcTGAACTAA